The following coding sequences lie in one Pseudomonas sp. B33.4 genomic window:
- a CDS encoding LysR family transcriptional regulator translates to MLNLKDINRSGEMEVFTRVVNAGTFSEAARRLEMSPSAVSKLIARLEARLGARLLHRSTRRLELTAEGERFNNECLRILELIDSAERDIGNVSKPSGLIQVNANLPFGLHYLLPQLPDFLAAYPDITLNVELTDTVVDLLERRADVAIRTGPMKESSLVQRRLGESRMITVASPAYIARYGQPETLDDLHRHNRLSFGFHRHSQAWVYRDAEGQRIEIEPKGNALLSDGESMRQAALAGLGIARLASFHINSDIESGRLLPLLEQFNSGETEAIHAVFIGPGQQLPHRVRVFIDFLVERIAPHLGSQ, encoded by the coding sequence ATGCTAAATCTCAAAGACATCAATCGCTCTGGCGAAATGGAAGTGTTCACCCGAGTGGTCAATGCTGGCACTTTCTCAGAAGCGGCCCGGCGGCTGGAAATGTCTCCATCAGCGGTCAGCAAACTGATTGCTCGTCTGGAAGCACGGCTGGGTGCCCGTTTGCTGCATCGTTCCACTCGGCGACTTGAACTCACGGCCGAAGGCGAGCGCTTCAACAACGAATGCTTACGCATTCTTGAACTGATCGACTCTGCCGAGCGAGATATCGGTAACGTGTCCAAGCCCAGCGGGCTGATACAGGTCAACGCCAATCTTCCATTTGGCTTGCACTATTTGTTACCGCAATTGCCTGATTTTCTGGCGGCCTATCCTGATATCACCCTGAACGTGGAACTGACTGATACCGTTGTGGATTTACTGGAGCGACGCGCGGATGTCGCGATACGCACCGGCCCTATGAAGGAGTCGAGCCTGGTCCAGCGTCGACTGGGTGAAAGCCGAATGATCACGGTGGCTTCACCGGCGTACATCGCACGATACGGTCAGCCGGAAACGCTGGATGACCTGCATCGACATAATCGGTTGAGCTTTGGATTTCATCGTCATTCGCAGGCCTGGGTTTATCGCGACGCAGAAGGCCAGCGCATTGAGATTGAACCCAAGGGCAATGCATTGCTCAGCGATGGCGAGAGCATGCGTCAGGCTGCGCTGGCTGGTCTGGGTATTGCCAGACTCGCAAGCTTCCACATCAATTCCGATATCGAGTCCGGGCGGTTGTTACCGTTGCTGGAGCAATTCAACAGCGGGGAAACCGAGGCCATCCATGCAGTGTTTATAGGCCCTGGACAGCAACTGCCTCACCGGGTGAGGGTCTTTATTGATTTTCTCGTGGAAAGAATTGCTCCACATCTCGGTTCTCAATGA
- a CDS encoding NAD-dependent epimerase/dehydratase family protein → MKIFVTGVTGYIGGSVAKYLVDAGHEVSGLLRNPEQRGALQALGIKPVLGTLDDAFILTEQARAADAVVNAANSDHLASVHTFISALSGSGKVLLHTSGSSVVGDDARGAYERKEIFTDETPFTPMDIRKDRVHINQVVRRAGVEQGIRSIVFCPTMIYGESLGLPVKSDQLPKLFEQSRKYGAGAYIGAGVHRWSNVHIEDLAELYRLAIEKAPSASLFFAENGEASFLDIACSISKSLGFGGTIQSWPADEAIAQLGDWARFAIGSNSRVRAVNARNLLGWAPKRESMLQWIETSGVQW, encoded by the coding sequence GTGAAAATTTTCGTTACCGGCGTGACCGGCTACATCGGCGGCTCTGTGGCAAAGTACCTGGTGGATGCAGGCCATGAAGTCAGTGGTCTGCTGCGCAACCCGGAACAGCGGGGAGCGTTGCAGGCACTGGGCATCAAACCTGTGCTCGGTACCCTGGATGACGCCTTCATCCTGACCGAACAGGCACGTGCTGCCGACGCAGTTGTGAACGCAGCCAACTCCGACCATCTGGCTTCGGTACATACTTTTATTTCGGCTCTGAGCGGTAGTGGGAAAGTCCTGCTGCACACCTCGGGCTCGAGTGTTGTCGGTGACGATGCACGCGGCGCTTATGAGCGCAAGGAGATCTTCACCGACGAAACGCCGTTTACGCCTATGGATATCCGTAAAGACCGTGTCCATATCAACCAGGTTGTGAGGCGAGCAGGTGTCGAACAGGGCATCCGCAGCATCGTGTTCTGCCCGACCATGATTTACGGTGAATCCCTGGGTTTGCCCGTGAAAAGCGATCAACTGCCGAAACTGTTCGAACAATCGCGCAAGTATGGCGCGGGGGCTTACATCGGTGCCGGTGTGCATCGTTGGTCCAACGTGCATATTGAGGATCTGGCAGAGCTCTATCGTCTGGCCATCGAAAAGGCGCCGTCAGCCTCTTTGTTCTTTGCGGAAAACGGCGAAGCGTCGTTCCTCGACATCGCGTGCTCCATCAGCAAGTCCCTCGGTTTTGGTGGCACCATTCAAAGCTGGCCGGCCGACGAGGCAATCGCTCAGTTGGGAGACTGGGCGCGTTTCGCCATCGGCTCCAATAGCCGTGTGCGTGCCGTCAACGCCAGAAACCTGCTGGGGTGGGCGCCAAAGCGTGAGTCGATGCTGCAATGGATCGAGACCAGCGGCGTGCAATGGTAA
- a CDS encoding transketolase family protein, whose protein sequence is MNTASLSNNSWQYRELNSQTPSLNALSDALIELVERGEPIVAGTADLQYSNGLSKFAKLHPEKFVQFGISEQNMVSAAAGMAAVGMKPFVATFASFLPLLCCEQIRMDVAYSALPVRLIGHHAGISLGFYGTSHHATEDLAIMRSIADITVVAPADGNQLKAAILASANYPQPIYFRIQRGRDPVVYDTVPDFVFGKATVHFTGDELTIIATGSTVHPALEAARALNAAGRSVGVIDMTTIKPLDREAVLTAARNSRAILTVEEHNIIGGLGGAVCEVIAEEGVGVKVRRHGIYDEYSLIAPPTHLYRHYRLDAEGIESVALEVLG, encoded by the coding sequence ATGAATACCGCATCTCTGTCGAACAACTCCTGGCAGTACCGGGAACTCAATAGCCAGACACCAAGCTTGAATGCCTTGTCGGATGCCTTGATCGAACTGGTCGAGAGGGGCGAGCCGATCGTTGCCGGTACCGCTGACCTTCAGTACTCCAACGGTCTGTCAAAATTCGCCAAACTGCACCCAGAGAAATTCGTTCAATTCGGAATCTCCGAACAGAATATGGTGTCAGCCGCTGCCGGCATGGCAGCGGTGGGCATGAAACCGTTCGTGGCGACCTTCGCGTCGTTTCTGCCTCTGTTGTGCTGTGAGCAGATCCGCATGGACGTTGCCTATTCGGCTCTACCGGTACGCCTGATCGGTCACCACGCCGGAATCTCACTCGGCTTTTACGGCACCTCGCACCACGCCACCGAAGACCTGGCAATCATGCGTTCGATTGCCGATATCACAGTCGTCGCGCCTGCTGATGGCAACCAGCTCAAGGCCGCGATTCTTGCGTCAGCCAATTACCCGCAACCGATCTACTTCCGTATCCAGCGCGGGCGTGATCCTGTGGTGTATGACACTGTTCCGGACTTTGTCTTCGGCAAGGCGACCGTGCATTTTACCGGCGATGAACTGACGATCATTGCCACCGGTTCCACGGTTCACCCGGCCCTCGAAGCGGCGCGGGCATTGAATGCTGCCGGACGCTCGGTAGGTGTGATCGACATGACCACCATCAAGCCGCTGGATCGTGAGGCGGTACTGACCGCTGCGCGAAATAGTCGGGCGATTCTGACCGTTGAAGAACACAATATCATCGGCGGGCTGGGCGGTGCAGTGTGTGAAGTGATTGCGGAGGAGGGCGTAGGCGTCAAAGTCCGCCGGCATGGTATCTACGACGAATACAGCCTGATTGCCCCGCCAACCCATCTCTACCGGCACTACCGGCTCGATGCCGAGGGCATTGAAAGCGTAGCGTTGGAAGTTTTGGGTTGA
- a CDS encoding transketolase, translating into MTDLTDIRESADHAFELTEKELARLREKAQFIRLETIRLIEIAKVGHYTSVFSAAELFAALYYDVMDLRFGQPKWPDRDRFMMGKGHAAVGLFPVLVEWGFFAKEILDNYTRLGNPLGDHPDMRKVPGVDFSSGSIGHALSGGLGMALAGRMLGKSFTTYVMLGDGEMQEGQVWEAALSAAHHKTANLVAIIDRNGYQLDGNVDDVIGIEPLADKWIAFGWETHVVDGHDLAAVTSLLRRLKADKTRTQPVCVIANTVKGKGVSYMETEPGWHLGYLDPEDAQRAIDEIKSKVI; encoded by the coding sequence ATGACTGATTTGACAGATATCCGCGAAAGCGCGGATCACGCCTTTGAACTGACCGAAAAGGAGTTGGCTCGCCTGCGGGAAAAAGCTCAATTCATCCGTCTGGAAACCATCCGGCTGATCGAGATCGCCAAAGTCGGCCACTACACTTCGGTGTTTTCCGCTGCCGAGTTGTTCGCTGCGTTGTATTACGACGTGATGGACCTGCGATTCGGTCAGCCGAAATGGCCCGATCGCGACCGCTTCATGATGGGCAAGGGACACGCTGCCGTCGGCTTGTTTCCAGTGTTGGTGGAGTGGGGCTTCTTCGCCAAAGAAATCCTCGACAACTACACGCGCCTCGGAAACCCCCTGGGTGACCACCCTGACATGCGCAAAGTTCCTGGTGTGGATTTCTCCTCCGGCTCCATCGGTCATGCCCTGTCCGGTGGTTTGGGCATGGCTCTGGCCGGGCGGATGCTGGGGAAATCATTTACCACTTACGTGATGCTCGGCGATGGAGAAATGCAGGAAGGGCAAGTGTGGGAGGCGGCGTTGTCGGCAGCCCACCACAAGACTGCAAACCTTGTGGCGATCATCGACCGCAATGGCTATCAGCTTGACGGCAACGTTGATGACGTGATCGGCATCGAGCCCTTGGCGGACAAGTGGATTGCATTTGGCTGGGAAACCCACGTGGTGGATGGCCATGATCTCGCTGCTGTCACGAGCCTGTTGCGTCGCCTCAAAGCCGACAAGACGCGCACTCAGCCAGTGTGCGTCATTGCCAATACGGTCAAAGGCAAAGGGGTTTCTTACATGGAGACCGAGCCAGGTTGGCACTTGGGATACCTCGATCCCGAAGATGCACAACGAGCTATCGACGAAATCAAAAGCAAGGTGATCTAA
- a CDS encoding LLM class flavin-dependent oxidoreductase has protein sequence MKLAMFMQPLHHKGWDYHEMYDQDIACAVHADSVGFDELWVGEHTSQRTEPITNALQFLSTLIPLTQRMKLCTGVLNLPHHFPARIAADAAMFDHMSKGRFIMGIGPGGLASDFEVYGSNGKDRGQMMVECYEMIRSIWNSKAPYDFSSEHYQVSLKDAVHHELEIGYMPTPFQKPFPRVATTAMSPFSGTAKLAGARDWDLMSANFNPTATVASHWLAYCQGAESAGIKADANNWRVARSVFVADSQAQAEDYLAQESCTLRRYFDYMIDNLATNHYTKIFKTRPDMTDEEVTVDHCIKEMVIYGDVNSVTEQLVAFSEQTGPFGTLMTTFHEWDDEALWRRSMQLTAQQVMPRLNDYMTPRLKAQ, from the coding sequence ATGAAACTCGCTATGTTCATGCAGCCACTTCATCACAAGGGCTGGGACTATCACGAGATGTACGATCAAGACATCGCCTGTGCTGTCCATGCTGACAGCGTCGGTTTTGATGAACTCTGGGTCGGTGAACACACGTCACAGCGCACTGAGCCGATCACCAACGCGCTGCAATTTCTGTCTACCCTGATTCCGCTGACTCAACGCATGAAACTGTGCACCGGCGTACTGAATCTGCCACACCATTTTCCGGCACGCATTGCCGCCGACGCCGCGATGTTCGACCACATGTCCAAGGGGCGCTTCATCATGGGCATCGGCCCTGGCGGGCTCGCTTCCGACTTCGAGGTGTATGGCAGTAACGGCAAGGACCGTGGGCAGATGATGGTCGAGTGCTACGAGATGATCCGTTCAATCTGGAACTCGAAGGCGCCCTATGATTTCTCTTCAGAGCACTACCAGGTCAGCCTCAAGGACGCTGTGCACCACGAGCTGGAAATCGGTTACATGCCAACGCCTTTCCAGAAGCCGTTTCCACGTGTGGCAACCACCGCCATGAGTCCGTTTTCCGGTACTGCGAAACTCGCCGGTGCCAGGGACTGGGACCTGATGTCCGCAAACTTCAACCCGACTGCCACGGTTGCCTCCCATTGGCTGGCTTACTGCCAGGGCGCCGAAAGCGCAGGTATCAAGGCCGATGCCAATAACTGGCGAGTAGCCCGTTCCGTGTTTGTTGCCGACTCTCAGGCCCAGGCCGAAGACTATCTAGCGCAAGAGAGCTGCACGCTGCGGCGCTACTTCGATTACATGATCGACAACCTCGCCACCAATCATTACACGAAGATCTTCAAGACCCGCCCCGACATGACTGACGAGGAAGTCACGGTCGACCACTGCATCAAGGAAATGGTCATTTACGGCGACGTGAATTCCGTCACCGAGCAGTTGGTCGCGTTCAGTGAGCAGACCGGGCCGTTCGGCACGTTGATGACCACTTTCCATGAATGGGACGACGAGGCGCTGTGGCGGCGATCGATGCAGCTGACTGCGCAGCAGGTCATGCCTCGTCTGAACGATTACATGACTCCTCGTTTGAAAGCGCAGTGA
- a CDS encoding SDR family oxidoreductase: MTVNLRGISNMSSPYQALPYRAFAELLDLSGKTAVVTGGGSGIGFAISLRLAEAGANVVIGSLAPERSGELVEAGFPVAFQATDVSRQSDIQRLADTAVGRFGSVDIWINNAGIYPLKAIDDVDADFWDSLHAINTRAVFVGAQVAQRQMRRQQSAGAIVNLSSICGHRPMANHCTYDTSKGAVMAMTRSLAKDLSPFNIRVNSVSPGLTATPGNLEPELLEQHRKNNVLGNIALGRAAEPWEIADAVLFLVSPLSSYVTGIDLLVDGGWLLHGS, from the coding sequence ATGACCGTGAATCTTCGAGGAATATCAAACATGTCATCCCCCTATCAAGCATTGCCATACCGGGCTTTTGCCGAGCTTCTTGATTTATCCGGTAAAACCGCGGTGGTTACTGGCGGTGGCAGTGGCATCGGCTTCGCCATCAGTCTGCGACTGGCTGAAGCCGGGGCCAACGTGGTAATTGGTAGCCTTGCCCCGGAGCGCAGTGGAGAGCTGGTGGAGGCTGGTTTTCCCGTGGCGTTTCAAGCAACCGATGTCAGCCGTCAATCGGATATCCAGCGGTTAGCGGACACCGCTGTCGGGCGATTCGGCAGCGTGGATATCTGGATCAACAACGCGGGCATTTATCCGCTCAAGGCCATTGACGATGTCGATGCAGACTTCTGGGACAGCCTGCACGCTATCAACACGCGAGCGGTATTCGTGGGTGCGCAGGTGGCGCAGCGGCAGATGCGCCGGCAGCAGAGCGCTGGGGCGATCGTCAACCTGTCGTCGATTTGTGGCCACAGGCCCATGGCCAATCACTGTACCTACGACACATCAAAAGGCGCGGTCATGGCCATGACTCGCAGCCTCGCGAAAGATCTGAGCCCCTTCAATATTCGGGTCAATTCGGTGTCGCCGGGGCTGACCGCGACACCCGGAAATCTGGAGCCGGAACTGCTTGAACAGCACCGCAAAAACAACGTGCTGGGCAACATCGCCCTGGGCCGCGCGGCGGAACCGTGGGAGATCGCCGATGCGGTGCTGTTTCTGGTTTCGCCGCTGTCGTCCTATGTGACCGGCATTGATCTGCTGGTGGACGGCGGTTGGTTGCTGCACGGAAGTTGA
- a CDS encoding sugar ABC transporter ATP-binding protein, with amino-acid sequence MTVIKTHKAPLFRASNIGKSFNSVRVLEDISLDIGYGEVVALLGENGAGKSTFSSIVAGALTPSKGKMFVAGEPYAPNGPGAAMAQGINMIHQEIHLLPDLSVAENVFLGHLPTHNGIVDRKAMLRETEKQLRRLGLNISPETPVRQLKIAAQQLVEIARALTLNSRLLILDEPTAALGKDETELLFKQIRELKKEGVSFIYISHRMDEIARIADKVVVMRDGHLIARHDSGSADVGVLVSQMVGRPIDRLFPELPIPRDKVVLNVEQLSDRAGRFHDVSFSVNAGEIFGIAGIVGAGRTELVQAIAGLSALSTGTVMLGDRTLPANNVLAAIDAGIVLIPEDRKSEGVVLNQTIAENLAYCNLDSLSSCGVIAGHRVAAFARERIATLGIKGVAGQMLDKLSGGNQQKVVIAKWIARNPRVIILDEPTRGIDMGARAAIYELIIDLSKTGVSVIVVSSDLEEVIGLSHRVMVMARGCSQGILHRPQIAPDRIMTLATA; translated from the coding sequence ATGACAGTCATCAAGACCCACAAGGCGCCTTTGTTTCGCGCGAGCAATATCGGCAAGTCTTTCAACTCGGTCAGGGTGCTGGAAGACATCAGCCTCGACATTGGCTATGGAGAAGTGGTCGCTCTGCTTGGCGAAAACGGCGCGGGAAAATCCACCTTTTCCTCGATCGTCGCCGGCGCGCTGACGCCATCGAAAGGCAAGATGTTTGTTGCCGGCGAACCTTACGCGCCGAACGGCCCGGGCGCTGCCATGGCGCAGGGGATCAACATGATCCACCAGGAAATCCATCTGCTGCCCGACCTGAGTGTGGCGGAGAACGTGTTCCTTGGTCATTTACCCACGCACAACGGCATTGTCGACCGCAAGGCCATGTTGCGTGAAACCGAGAAACAATTGCGCCGTCTCGGCCTGAACATCTCGCCGGAGACGCCGGTGCGCCAGCTGAAAATCGCTGCACAGCAACTGGTGGAAATAGCGCGGGCGCTGACGCTCAACTCGCGGCTGTTGATTCTCGATGAGCCGACCGCCGCGTTGGGCAAAGACGAAACCGAGCTGCTGTTCAAGCAAATCCGGGAGCTGAAAAAGGAAGGCGTGTCATTCATCTATATCAGCCACCGCATGGACGAGATTGCGCGGATCGCCGACAAGGTAGTGGTGATGCGCGACGGTCACCTGATCGCGCGACACGACAGTGGTTCGGCCGATGTCGGTGTTCTGGTCTCGCAAATGGTGGGGCGCCCGATTGATCGCCTGTTTCCGGAATTACCCATCCCTCGGGACAAGGTGGTTTTGAACGTCGAGCAGCTATCGGACAGGGCGGGGCGCTTTCACGATGTGTCGTTTTCAGTGAATGCTGGGGAGATATTCGGTATTGCCGGCATTGTCGGCGCCGGACGTACCGAACTGGTTCAGGCGATTGCCGGATTGAGCGCACTGAGTACCGGCACAGTAATGCTGGGTGATCGAACGCTGCCCGCCAACAACGTGCTGGCGGCGATTGACGCCGGCATCGTGCTGATCCCGGAAGATCGAAAATCCGAGGGTGTAGTGCTGAATCAGACGATTGCCGAGAACCTTGCGTACTGCAATCTGGACAGCCTCAGCTCCTGTGGAGTGATCGCCGGTCACCGGGTAGCGGCATTCGCTCGTGAACGCATCGCGACCCTGGGGATCAAGGGTGTAGCGGGGCAGATGCTCGACAAGTTGTCCGGTGGTAATCAGCAGAAAGTCGTGATTGCCAAATGGATCGCTCGCAATCCGAGAGTCATCATCCTCGATGAGCCCACCCGAGGCATCGACATGGGCGCACGGGCGGCGATTTACGAACTGATCATTGACCTGTCGAAAACCGGTGTGTCGGTGATTGTCGTCAGCTCCGACCTGGAGGAAGTCATCGGATTGTCCCATCGGGTGATGGTCATGGCTCGCGGTTGCTCCCAAGGCATCCTGCATCGGCCGCAGATTGCCCCTGACCGCATCATGACGCTGGCCACCGCGTGA
- a CDS encoding sugar ABC transporter substrate-binding protein, producing the protein MKLCAVFSLRFLWLPLLGCLMSMTVHAQSKAVDEITVGMSIPSLQWVFYLMVRDGVMEQAKNLGIKNVLVADAQADPARQVSQIQDMLSKKIDVLLYTATGSAASAVPVRLAKQQGVPVICIDNFPKNVECDAYVSTDNLAAAGELARQMIQLTGGKAEIGLLQGTLGDSTEVARAKGLDAVLSEVPEMKIVDHKPTDWLQENGFKVAQDMLQKNPNINVFIGRSDAPALGAAQAVKVANIDHKVWVFGYDGLPSALEAIRDGKMDMTITQQAVEMGRTALRTAVDLQQGKQVTKTQLLPAFVTTRENAATFLEKHP; encoded by the coding sequence ATGAAACTGTGTGCTGTTTTCTCGCTACGTTTTCTGTGGTTGCCGTTGCTCGGCTGCCTGATGTCGATGACTGTTCACGCACAAAGCAAGGCGGTGGATGAAATCACTGTGGGGATGTCGATCCCCAGCCTTCAGTGGGTGTTCTATCTGATGGTTCGCGATGGTGTCATGGAGCAGGCAAAAAACCTCGGCATCAAAAATGTTCTGGTGGCTGATGCCCAGGCCGACCCGGCGCGGCAGGTCAGCCAGATTCAAGACATGCTGAGTAAGAAAATCGACGTACTGCTTTACACCGCTACCGGTAGTGCTGCTTCGGCCGTGCCGGTGCGTCTGGCAAAACAGCAGGGTGTACCGGTGATCTGCATTGACAACTTTCCGAAAAACGTCGAGTGCGACGCTTATGTTTCAACGGACAACCTGGCAGCCGCAGGTGAGCTGGCCCGGCAGATGATCCAGTTGACGGGCGGCAAGGCTGAAATCGGTCTGTTGCAAGGCACCCTGGGCGACTCCACTGAAGTGGCCCGTGCCAAAGGCCTGGACGCGGTGCTGTCCGAGGTACCTGAAATGAAGATCGTCGACCACAAGCCCACTGACTGGCTGCAGGAAAACGGCTTCAAGGTCGCCCAGGACATGCTGCAGAAGAACCCGAATATCAATGTGTTCATCGGGCGCTCCGATGCGCCAGCGCTGGGTGCAGCGCAGGCAGTAAAAGTAGCCAACATCGATCACAAGGTCTGGGTGTTCGGCTATGACGGCCTGCCATCTGCCCTGGAGGCCATTCGTGATGGGAAGATGGATATGACCATTACCCAACAAGCCGTGGAAATGGGTCGTACCGCGTTGCGTACCGCAGTCGATCTCCAGCAAGGCAAACAGGTAACCAAGACCCAGCTGTTGCCGGCCTTCGTGACGACCCGGGAAAACGCAGCAACCTTCCTCGAGAAGCACCCGTGA
- a CDS encoding ABC transporter permease — protein sequence MNNQLLAKTRLSGAIPKWIGLESSIAGPMVGLLLLCAVLTIFTDSFLTLSNLLNVLDQVTVLGIMALGMTLVILIGGIDLSVGAVLAVAIMVMSWLEQVFGLPMWAAMLAAIAVGAACGSTTALLVVRAGLPSFIATLAMMSVARGLAYMVTDGAQVSGFPEWFSNLSVIRYGGVLSLTVSCFVVLALVFWFVLKFTISGRSLYAIGGSSKVAKLAGIRVKGYTSAVYIISGICAALGGIVMTSRLDTAGAGAGVGYELDVIAAVVIGGGSLKGGAGSVVGTIIGVLIIGVLRNGLNLAGISPFVQQVVIGAVIAFAVMLDLLKRKTD from the coding sequence ATGAACAATCAGTTGTTGGCAAAAACGCGGCTCTCTGGAGCAATTCCTAAGTGGATTGGTCTGGAATCCAGTATCGCTGGCCCTATGGTCGGCTTGTTGTTGTTATGCGCAGTATTGACCATCTTTACCGATAGCTTTCTGACCCTGAGCAACTTGCTCAATGTACTGGATCAAGTAACGGTGCTGGGCATCATGGCCTTAGGCATGACCCTGGTAATTCTTATCGGTGGTATCGATCTGTCCGTGGGTGCCGTGCTGGCGGTGGCGATCATGGTCATGAGCTGGCTCGAACAGGTCTTCGGCCTGCCGATGTGGGCGGCCATGCTTGCGGCGATCGCCGTGGGTGCAGCGTGTGGATCGACAACCGCGTTACTGGTGGTGCGAGCGGGCCTGCCTTCATTTATCGCAACGCTCGCGATGATGTCGGTCGCTCGTGGCTTGGCCTATATGGTCACAGACGGCGCTCAGGTCAGCGGTTTTCCGGAGTGGTTCAGCAACCTCTCGGTGATTCGTTACGGAGGTGTGCTGTCGCTGACGGTCAGTTGCTTCGTGGTGCTGGCGTTGGTGTTCTGGTTCGTCCTCAAGTTTACGATCTCAGGCCGAAGCCTTTATGCCATCGGTGGGAGCAGCAAAGTGGCCAAGCTCGCCGGCATCCGGGTCAAGGGGTACACCAGCGCGGTGTACATCATCTCCGGCATCTGCGCGGCACTGGGCGGCATCGTCATGACGTCGCGTCTGGACACTGCCGGCGCCGGCGCAGGTGTCGGTTATGAACTCGATGTGATTGCCGCCGTCGTGATCGGCGGAGGCAGCCTCAAAGGCGGTGCGGGCAGTGTGGTGGGCACAATCATCGGCGTGCTGATCATCGGCGTCTTGCGCAACGGCCTGAACCTGGCGGGCATTTCTCCTTTCGTCCAGCAAGTGGTTATCGGCGCGGTCATCGCGTTCGCGGTAATGCTCGATTTACTCAAGCGCAAGACTGATTGA
- a CDS encoding flavin reductase family protein, translated as MRVQYQETAPSIDLAGQFKMAMGRFASSITLITTLDDDGQPHGLAATAFSSVSMDPASALICVNRTASASPIIKRSGLFCVNMLQSQHEPICKIFSQPDLRERRFVEGDWRTGVHGIQYLADAQAAIFCEVVQEIEHGSHTVFIGNVINVITQPLEEPLLYMGGRYRELGH; from the coding sequence ATGCGTGTTCAATATCAAGAGACCGCCCCTTCGATAGACCTGGCCGGTCAGTTCAAAATGGCAATGGGCCGCTTCGCCTCTTCAATAACCCTTATCACCACACTCGATGACGATGGTCAGCCCCACGGCTTGGCCGCGACTGCCTTTTCCTCGGTGTCGATGGATCCCGCCTCGGCGCTGATCTGTGTCAACCGGACTGCCAGTGCCTCGCCGATCATCAAGCGTTCCGGGCTCTTCTGCGTGAATATGCTGCAAAGTCAGCATGAGCCAATCTGCAAGATCTTCAGTCAACCCGACTTGCGAGAACGGCGTTTCGTGGAAGGCGATTGGCGCACCGGCGTGCATGGTATCCAGTATTTGGCCGATGCACAGGCGGCGATCTTTTGCGAAGTGGTACAGGAGATAGAACACGGTTCACATACAGTGTTTATCGGCAACGTCATAAATGTGATTACGCAGCCACTGGAAGAACCTCTCCTTTATATGGGAGGCCGCTACCGGGAGCTCGGTCACTAA
- a CDS encoding LysR family transcriptional regulator — MVDRLQDMRLFRLVVQTGSLSTAGRQMGLSPAAMSGRLKAMEDFYGLRLLKRNTRSLSPTAEGQLLFENARKILEEVDTLDSIIKNGHSDVLGTIGLTCPTDLGRQWISQLVDSFISENPHIVIRLFLTDRVLDFVESGSDIAIRFGDLPDSSLIARSLGVDRHIVCCSPQYLQQRGAPRTPEDLQHHNCLVHLSADFTLDRWKFMEKGVPTTIQVKGNRMANDGFALRQWGVQGLGIIWKSVWEVADDLHAKRLIPLLEDYQCPSTGFHLLTEGGKKLPSRVKTFVEYAVQYFKNLETPSRYLLPSP, encoded by the coding sequence ATGGTCGATCGATTGCAGGACATGCGGCTGTTTCGCCTTGTCGTTCAGACGGGTTCCCTTTCAACTGCGGGTCGGCAGATGGGTCTGTCACCTGCGGCCATGAGTGGTCGACTCAAGGCGATGGAAGACTTTTATGGGTTGCGGTTGCTCAAGCGCAACACGCGAAGCCTGAGCCCTACCGCCGAAGGGCAACTGCTGTTTGAAAATGCCCGGAAAATTCTTGAAGAGGTCGACACACTCGACAGCATCATCAAAAACGGCCATAGCGATGTGCTTGGCACCATCGGACTCACGTGCCCTACCGATTTGGGGCGGCAGTGGATTAGCCAGTTGGTCGACAGCTTCATCAGCGAAAACCCTCATATCGTCATCCGCCTTTTCCTCACTGACCGTGTACTGGATTTTGTCGAGTCCGGCTCAGACATTGCGATCAGGTTCGGCGACCTTCCGGACAGCTCGCTTATCGCCCGCTCACTCGGAGTGGACCGCCATATCGTTTGCTGCTCTCCACAATATCTTCAACAGCGCGGCGCACCGCGCACCCCTGAAGACCTGCAGCATCACAACTGCCTGGTGCACCTGAGTGCGGATTTCACGCTTGATCGCTGGAAATTCATGGAGAAAGGGGTGCCAACCACCATTCAGGTCAAGGGAAACCGGATGGCCAATGACGGATTCGCGCTGCGTCAGTGGGGAGTACAAGGCCTTGGGATCATTTGGAAGTCAGTCTGGGAGGTGGCAGACGACCTGCACGCCAAGCGGTTGATCCCATTGCTTGAAGACTATCAATGCCCGAGCACTGGATTTCATTTGCTGACCGAGGGTGGGAAAAAGCTACCGTCGCGCGTAAAGACGTTCGTCGAATATGCCGTGCAGTACTTCAAAAACCTCGAAACACCGTCGCGATACCTCCTGCCCTCTCCTTAG